A single genomic interval of Roseofilum reptotaenium CS-1145 harbors:
- a CDS encoding EAL domain-containing protein: protein MKPIHTKIKEAQFRFLMETTTDGVWIWEVEADQVVWNEKMYTLIGLPPQGIEANLERVQSLIHPEDLKKYQEMIDAALETGNSYELEFRIRRSDGQYIWVLDRATVLKDNDNRPYRMMGTIADISDRKYNELWLNGQKQILEAIAKNAPLQETLSLLIHTLESQASELFGSILLTDLPNNCLRLGAAPHLHPDYNQAVDGVPISEGTGSCGTAAYRKEPVIVENIATDPLWKNYKDLALSYGLQAAWSVPVLSLQDQVLGTFCFYAQSPSLPKEKHHKRMESATRLAAIAIERCQSEAALRENEQRFRCLFEEVPLIPVQGYDPDLNIFFWNKASENLYGYSPQEAIGKNLEELILTPETADYLRQGYHNWITQGIPMAPGELIVKNHKQESIRIFSSYVLLYNAKGKPELYCVDLDLTERYQQAEKLSELSTRLKYLHRLSTGNYQDFEELFAAYLQAGCQLFRLTTGFIANLNQEIICLEFVQSDLPLKPGMCFKVSDTYCSEVVDHQETISFGKIEDYPKLKEYFPYKTFKLESYLGTPIIVEDKIYGVLSFLSPEVRTQPFTEADREMIELMAKDISRFITDHHQELKRQEAELALRESELKYRSIFENISQGIFQSTPDGYYLSANRFLAHLYGYDSPESLIECLTDIDRQLYVDPTRRQQLKILTEEQGIVYDFESEVYRRDGEIIWVSETQRAVLDEEGNIIYYEGTVEDISARRQAEEQLHYDAYHDKLTGLKNRTWFIDHLGQTIHAYQLQETGLYAILFIDLDRFKIINDSLGHLVGDDLLKQVAQRLQTSLSGIHGESFCNLDREIPKDTLARFGGDEFAVLLTSLSDPQEAIAAAERLVSLMRTPFRMGDYEFSLGASIGITLGHHDYHSPEELLRDADLAMYQAKGQGGGQFVCFETVMHPRALARLQLEHDLTRALELEELSLCYQPVVCLRTGGLKGFEVLLRWKHSKKGWISPGEFIPVAEEIGLISTLGWWVLEQSCRQLQQWRAEISQGLEIVLNVNLSLLQLKQTNLVEQIEKLLRSHHIPGDCLNLEVTETSFLETSQFDASILHELKALGLQLSIDDFGTGYSSLSRLHQLPIDMIKIDREFVDGIETDISKEAIAQTIITLAHNLGAQLVCEGIETPAQCCKLQQLGCEYAQGYLFSRPLIPRSATQLLKHPHFQQAINWSSCGCSVASK, encoded by the coding sequence ATGAAACCAATCCATACAAAAATCAAAGAAGCTCAATTCCGTTTCTTGATGGAAACTACAACGGATGGGGTTTGGATCTGGGAGGTGGAAGCTGACCAGGTGGTATGGAACGAAAAAATGTATACTCTGATTGGTCTTCCCCCTCAAGGAATTGAAGCCAATTTGGAGAGGGTTCAATCTCTGATTCATCCAGAGGATCTAAAGAAGTATCAAGAAATGATTGATGCAGCTCTAGAAACTGGCAATAGCTATGAACTAGAGTTTCGTATCCGTCGTAGTGATGGTCAATATATTTGGGTACTCGATCGCGCAACCGTATTGAAAGATAATGATAATCGTCCTTATCGGATGATGGGAACGATCGCAGATATTAGCGATCGCAAATATAATGAACTGTGGTTAAATGGGCAAAAACAGATTCTAGAGGCGATCGCCAAAAATGCTCCTCTTCAAGAAACCCTCAGCTTACTCATTCATACTTTAGAAAGTCAAGCCTCAGAACTGTTCGGATCGATCCTATTGACCGATCTACCAAACAACTGCTTAAGGTTAGGGGCAGCTCCTCACTTACACCCGGATTATAACCAAGCAGTTGATGGCGTACCTATTAGTGAAGGTACTGGATCTTGCGGTACAGCCGCCTATCGAAAGGAACCTGTGATCGTAGAAAATATTGCAACCGATCCCCTCTGGAAAAACTATAAAGATTTAGCCCTATCCTATGGCTTACAAGCTGCTTGGTCAGTTCCTGTATTATCGTTACAAGATCAAGTGCTGGGCACATTTTGTTTTTATGCTCAATCCCCCAGTCTCCCCAAAGAGAAACATCACAAACGGATGGAGTCTGCCACCCGGTTAGCAGCAATTGCTATTGAACGATGTCAAAGTGAAGCGGCTTTAAGGGAAAACGAGCAACGATTTCGTTGCTTATTTGAAGAAGTGCCTTTAATTCCAGTACAGGGATACGATCCAGACCTGAATATCTTTTTCTGGAACAAGGCAAGTGAAAATTTATATGGATATTCTCCTCAAGAGGCGATCGGAAAAAATCTAGAAGAGCTAATTCTTACCCCGGAAACAGCCGATTATCTACGCCAAGGGTATCATAACTGGATTACCCAAGGAATTCCCATGGCTCCAGGAGAATTAATTGTCAAAAATCATAAGCAAGAATCGATCCGTATTTTCTCTAGCTATGTCCTCCTTTACAATGCCAAAGGAAAACCAGAATTATACTGTGTTGATTTAGATTTAACTGAACGCTACCAGCAAGCCGAAAAACTTTCTGAATTGAGTACCCGGCTTAAATATCTCCACCGTCTGAGTACCGGTAATTATCAAGATTTTGAGGAACTGTTTGCGGCTTACTTACAGGCTGGATGTCAACTATTTCGATTGACAACGGGATTTATTGCCAATCTCAATCAAGAGATTATTTGCTTAGAATTTGTGCAAAGTGATTTGCCACTAAAACCGGGAATGTGTTTTAAGGTATCCGATACATATTGTTCGGAAGTGGTCGATCATCAGGAGACCATTAGTTTTGGGAAAATTGAAGACTATCCAAAACTGAAAGAATATTTTCCCTATAAAACGTTCAAGCTAGAATCTTATCTAGGAACTCCAATCATTGTGGAAGATAAAATTTATGGAGTACTGAGTTTTCTCTCTCCTGAAGTCCGTACCCAACCCTTTACCGAAGCCGATCGCGAGATGATTGAGTTAATGGCTAAGGATATTTCTCGCTTTATTACAGACCATCACCAGGAACTGAAACGCCAAGAAGCAGAATTAGCCCTGCGCGAGAGTGAGTTAAAATATCGCAGTATTTTTGAAAATATTAGTCAAGGAATTTTTCAAAGTACACCCGATGGCTATTATTTAAGTGCTAATCGGTTTCTAGCTCATCTCTATGGATATGATAGTCCAGAATCCTTGATCGAGTGCTTGACCGATATTGATCGTCAACTTTATGTCGATCCGACTCGTCGTCAACAGCTCAAAATCCTGACTGAAGAGCAGGGGATTGTTTATGATTTTGAGTCTGAGGTTTATCGACGAGATGGTGAAATAATCTGGGTTTCAGAGACTCAAAGAGCGGTTTTAGATGAGGAAGGAAATATCATCTATTATGAGGGAACTGTAGAAGATATTAGCGCTCGTCGTCAAGCGGAGGAACAACTGCACTATGATGCCTATCATGATAAACTAACGGGTTTAAAAAACCGGACTTGGTTTATCGATCATCTGGGTCAAACGATCCATGCCTATCAATTGCAAGAGACTGGCTTATATGCCATTCTATTTATTGACTTAGACCGGTTTAAAATTATCAATGATAGTCTGGGGCATTTGGTCGGTGATGATTTATTAAAACAGGTGGCTCAGAGATTACAAACTTCCCTGAGTGGAATTCATGGAGAGTCTTTTTGTAACCTGGATCGGGAGATTCCTAAAGATACATTAGCTCGATTTGGGGGGGATGAATTTGCGGTATTATTAACGTCCCTGAGCGATCCTCAAGAGGCGATCGCCGCTGCCGAACGGTTAGTCTCCCTGATGCGAACTCCCTTCCGGATGGGAGATTATGAGTTTTCCTTGGGCGCGAGTATTGGCATTACCTTAGGGCATCACGATTATCACTCCCCAGAAGAACTCTTACGAGATGCCGATCTGGCCATGTATCAGGCGAAAGGACAAGGAGGAGGGCAGTTTGTCTGTTTTGAAACAGTCATGCATCCCCGCGCCCTAGCTCGGTTGCAGTTAGAACACGATCTCACTCGTGCCCTAGAGTTAGAAGAATTATCTTTATGCTATCAACCGGTAGTCTGCTTAAGGACAGGGGGATTAAAAGGATTTGAGGTCTTGTTGAGATGGAAACATTCTAAGAAAGGATGGATTTCACCGGGAGAATTTATTCCCGTGGCCGAAGAAATTGGTTTAATTAGCACCTTGGGATGGTGGGTTTTAGAGCAAAGTTGCCGTCAATTGCAGCAATGGAGAGCTGAGATCTCCCAGGGGTTAGAGATCGTATTGAATGTGAATTTGTCGTTATTGCAACTGAAACAGACGAATTTAGTTGAGCAAATTGAAAAATTATTGCGATCGCATCATATTCCCGGTGATTGCTTAAATTTAGAGGTTACCGAAACGAGCTTTCTGGAAACTTCTCAATTTGATGCGTCCATCTTGCATGAACTCAAAGCATTGGGCTTACAACTGTCTATTGACGACTTTGGCACCGGATACTCCTCCCTCAGTCGGTTACACCAACTGCCCATTGATATGATTAAAATTGACCGAGAATTTGTTGATGGTATAGAAACGGATATTAGCAAAGAGGCGATCGCCCAAACTATCATCACCCTCGCCCATAACCTGGGGGCACAACTCGTTTGTGAAGGGATCGAAACCCCAGCTCAATGCTGCAAACTGCAACAGCTTGGGTGTGAATACGCACAAGGTTATCTCTTTTCTCGCCCCCTGATCCCCCGATCGGCTACCCAATTACTCAAACATCCTCATTTTCAACAAGCCATCAATTGGTCATCTTGTGGTTGCTCTGTAGCCTCGAAATAG
- a CDS encoding chemotaxis protein, with protein sequence MSHSAQLTLNSCLLDLNLQDFQVSPTTLTQVVLNQFDQRPDLAGVIIASPERLLGMISRRLFYEHLSESYSTQKILKTPIQFFLNNMKTQGKCLQLSYTEKIGTAVNIVLSRDPKVIYEPIVVVFQEASVPGIAAYFLLEFQTLILAQSQILSDLNREIENKQLEGQRNTIKLEREHQKVEAYARLLEDQLATIHERNQLLELQQQELVQKNQEVADLNHRFIQIGKLLSQSGKRAFRATSSGVGVICNQTDKIVKTGDLLEEELKTIDETSKLIERVSQQVRHLAVQLAIIANQMSSEMRGFSSVSSEISQLVTQTFEAGQQMKRFANRFRQRIQEFTEFAQTGSQVATSLVDKVESAEKSLKDLELLVQFQANKKRSVPRPAPPRSRPDPTESKSRASEEKNQKNGSESPRSDKL encoded by the coding sequence ATGAGCCATTCTGCTCAACTCACCCTCAATTCCTGTTTACTTGACTTAAATCTCCAAGATTTTCAAGTCAGTCCGACAACTTTAACTCAAGTTGTCTTAAATCAGTTCGATCAACGTCCAGACCTTGCCGGTGTAATTATTGCCAGTCCTGAGCGACTGTTGGGTATGATTTCCCGGCGTTTATTTTATGAGCATTTAAGTGAAAGCTACAGCACACAAAAAATCTTAAAAACTCCTATTCAATTTTTTTTGAATAATATGAAAACCCAAGGGAAATGTTTGCAGCTTTCCTATACTGAAAAAATTGGTACAGCCGTTAATATTGTTCTATCCCGCGATCCCAAAGTTATTTATGAACCCATTGTGGTTGTTTTCCAAGAAGCTAGTGTACCGGGGATAGCTGCCTATTTTTTGTTGGAATTTCAAACCCTTATTTTAGCTCAATCTCAAATTTTATCTGACTTAAACCGGGAAATAGAAAATAAACAACTTGAAGGTCAACGAAACACGATAAAACTAGAACGGGAGCATCAAAAAGTAGAAGCCTATGCTCGATTACTTGAAGATCAATTAGCGACGATCCATGAACGCAATCAGCTCCTGGAATTACAGCAGCAAGAATTAGTGCAAAAAAATCAAGAGGTTGCTGATTTAAATCATCGATTTATTCAAATTGGAAAACTTTTATCCCAATCCGGTAAACGAGCCTTTCGGGCCACCTCCTCTGGTGTAGGTGTGATTTGTAATCAAACCGATAAAATTGTGAAAACTGGAGACTTGTTAGAAGAAGAACTTAAAACGATTGATGAAACCTCAAAGTTGATTGAAAGAGTCAGTCAACAGGTGCGACACCTAGCCGTACAACTAGCAATTATCGCCAATCAAATGAGTTCAGAAATGAGAGGCTTTAGTAGTGTTAGTTCGGAAATTAGTCAATTGGTTACCCAAACTTTTGAAGCTGGGCAACAAATGAAACGGTTCGCAAATCGATTTCGCCAAAGAATTCAAGAGTTTACCGAATTTGCCCAAACGGGAAGTCAAGTAGCTACTTCTTTAGTAGATAAAGTAGAGAGTGCTGAAAAATCCCTCAAAGATTTAGAATTGTTAGTTCAATTTCAAGCGAATAAAAAAAGATCGGTTCCTAGACCTGCACCCCCAAGATCTCGCCCCGATCCAACTGAGAGTAAGTCCAGGGCTTCTGAAGAGAAAAATCAGAAGAATGGCTCTGAGTCCCCTAGGAGTGATAAACTATAG
- a CDS encoding YggT family protein: MYLLASTLATFCNIYFVLLIIRVLLSWFPSINWFDPPFSLLSQLTDPYLNIFRSIIPPLGGLDFSPILAIFLLQFLANVFNTLEVSFAQGSLGF, translated from the coding sequence ATGTACTTGCTTGCCAGCACCCTAGCGACATTTTGTAACATTTACTTTGTCCTGCTGATTATTCGAGTTTTATTGAGTTGGTTTCCCAGTATCAACTGGTTTGACCCCCCATTTTCTCTGTTGAGTCAGCTTACCGATCCCTATCTGAATATTTTCCGGTCGATCATTCCGCCTCTGGGGGGATTGGACTTTTCCCCCATTTTGGCGATCTTCTTGCTCCAGTTTTTAGCCAATGTGTTTAACACCCTTGAGGTATCTTTTGCACAAGGTTCATTGGGCTTCTAG
- the crtH gene encoding carotenoid isomerase: MSVESFSPDCDVIVIGSGIGGLVTATQLAAKGARVLVLESYLIPGGSAGYFERNGYRFDVGASMIFGFGKQGTTNLLTRALDAVDMSLDTYPDPVQIHYHLPGGLELKVHREYEAFIQELGDRFPHERQGIRKFYDECWRVFNCLNAMELLSLEEPRYLMRVFFQHPLACLGLVKYLPQNVGDIARRYIRDPQLLKFIDIECYCWSVVPAQLTPMINAGMVFSDRHYGGINYPKGGVGQIAEKLAEGLEKKGSQILYKSRVKQILLKNNKAIGVELVNGKRYTARRVVSNATRWNTFESLLPSETLPPAEQSWQERYQKSPSFVSLHLGVKASVLPEGTECHHILLEDWDKMETSHGTIFVSIPTLLDPDLAPPGHHIIHTFTPSWIDQWQGLTPKKYEAQKEEIADQIIERLETIFPGLEAGLDYEEVGTPRTHRRFLNRQDGTYGPIPKRKLLGLLGMPFNRTSIPGLYCVGDSTFPGQGLNAVAFSGFACAHRIAVDLGLSGNKE; this comes from the coding sequence ATGTCTGTTGAGTCTTTTTCCCCCGATTGTGATGTGATTGTGATTGGTTCCGGTATTGGTGGACTGGTCACCGCGACCCAACTCGCTGCTAAAGGCGCTCGCGTTTTAGTATTGGAAAGTTATTTAATTCCAGGGGGAAGTGCGGGCTATTTTGAGCGCAATGGTTATCGGTTTGATGTCGGAGCCTCAATGATTTTTGGCTTCGGTAAACAGGGAACGACCAATTTACTCACCCGTGCCTTGGATGCAGTGGATATGAGTTTAGATACTTATCCCGATCCCGTACAAATCCATTATCATTTGCCAGGAGGGTTAGAGCTAAAAGTCCATCGGGAGTACGAGGCGTTTATACAAGAATTGGGTGATCGCTTCCCCCACGAACGCCAAGGCATCCGTAAATTCTATGATGAATGTTGGCGCGTGTTTAACTGCCTCAACGCCATGGAACTCCTCTCCTTAGAGGAACCTAGATATTTAATGCGGGTATTTTTCCAGCATCCCTTGGCTTGTTTAGGTTTAGTGAAATATCTCCCACAAAACGTGGGAGATATTGCCCGTCGCTATATCCGCGATCCACAACTGCTCAAATTCATCGATATTGAATGCTATTGTTGGTCCGTTGTCCCTGCCCAACTCACCCCCATGATCAACGCCGGGATGGTCTTTTCTGACCGCCATTATGGAGGCATTAACTATCCCAAAGGTGGAGTCGGACAAATTGCGGAAAAACTCGCTGAAGGACTGGAAAAAAAAGGCAGTCAAATCCTCTATAAATCCAGAGTGAAACAAATTCTCCTCAAGAACAACAAAGCCATCGGGGTAGAATTAGTCAATGGCAAACGCTATACTGCTCGCCGTGTTGTTTCCAATGCTACCCGGTGGAACACCTTTGAATCCTTATTACCTTCCGAAACCCTACCTCCAGCCGAACAAAGCTGGCAAGAACGCTACCAAAAATCCCCCAGTTTCGTCAGTTTACATTTAGGAGTAAAAGCTTCCGTCTTACCAGAAGGAACAGAATGCCACCATATTTTGCTTGAAGATTGGGATAAAATGGAAACCTCCCACGGGACAATTTTTGTCTCCATTCCGACCTTACTCGATCCCGATTTAGCCCCTCCCGGTCATCATATTATCCACACCTTTACCCCCAGTTGGATTGACCAATGGCAAGGACTAACGCCGAAAAAATATGAAGCCCAAAAAGAAGAAATTGCCGATCAAATCATTGAGCGATTAGAGACTATTTTCCCTGGATTAGAAGCGGGATTAGACTATGAAGAAGTCGGTACGCCGCGCACCCATCGCCGCTTCTTAAACCGCCAAGATGGAACCTATGGCCCCATTCCCAAACGTAAGTTATTAGGATTGTTAGGAATGCCTTTTAATCGGACAAGTATTCCAGGATTATATTGTGTCGGGGATAGCACTTTTCCTGGACAAGGCTTGAATGCAGTCGCCTTTTCTGGATTTGCTTGTGCCCACCGAATAGCAGTCGATTTAGGTTTATCAGGGAATAAGGAATAG
- the upp gene encoding uracil phosphoribosyltransferase: protein MTFQLHVHVPPHPLIQHWLAVARDRQTPSALFRTAMTELGRWLTYEAVRDWLPTFQTTIETPLAPCAATLVNPEIPVAVVPILRAGLALLEGSQALLPLAKVYHLGLARNEETLEASCYLNKLPPEFAPETRILIPEPMLATGGSITLALQELTQRGINPAFVRIVSVVAASPALQKLNEEYPALKVYTACIDPELNQQGFIVPGLGDAGDRTFGT from the coding sequence ATGACTTTTCAACTGCACGTTCATGTCCCCCCCCATCCCCTGATTCAACATTGGTTGGCTGTTGCTCGCGATCGCCAAACCCCTAGCGCCCTATTCCGTACTGCCATGACCGAACTGGGACGCTGGCTTACCTACGAAGCAGTGCGAGACTGGTTACCCACCTTCCAAACCACCATCGAAACCCCCCTAGCTCCCTGTGCAGCGACTCTGGTTAACCCAGAAATTCCTGTGGCTGTCGTTCCTATCCTCCGGGCAGGTTTGGCTCTGCTGGAAGGCTCCCAAGCCCTGCTCCCTTTAGCGAAAGTTTACCATCTGGGTCTGGCTCGCAATGAAGAAACCCTAGAAGCAAGCTGTTACCTGAATAAACTGCCCCCAGAGTTTGCTCCGGAAACTCGGATCTTAATTCCAGAACCGATGCTTGCAACAGGAGGCAGCATTACCTTGGCCTTACAAGAACTCACCCAACGAGGTATTAATCCGGCATTTGTCCGTATTGTCTCCGTGGTTGCTGCCTCTCCAGCCCTGCAAAAGCTGAATGAAGAGTATCCGGCTCTTAAGGTGTATACCGCCTGTATTGACCCTGAATTGAATCAGCAAGGATTTATTGTTCCGGGATTAGGGGATGCGGGAGATCGCACCTTTGGAACCTAA